In one window of Miscanthus floridulus cultivar M001 chromosome 12, ASM1932011v1, whole genome shotgun sequence DNA:
- the LOC136498137 gene encoding UDP-galactose transporter 1-like: MEDGGKAPASLGTLRAVLAILQWWGFNVTVIIMNKWIFQKLDFKFPLTVSCVHFICSSIGAYIAIHVLKAKPLIEVEPEDRWKRIFPMSFVFCINIVLGNVSLRYIPVSFMQTIKSFTPATTVILQWLVWNKHFEWRIWASLVPIVGGILLTSVTELSFNIFGFCAAMVGCLATSTKTILAESLLHGYKFDSINTVYYMAPFATMILALPAMLLEGGGVINWFYTHDSIVSALIIILGSGVLAFCLNFSIFYVIHSTTAVTFNVSGNLKVAVAVLVSWLIFRNPISAMNAIGCGITLVGCTFYGYVRHLISQWQAAAPGSPGTAHANLSRNQMEMLPLVDDKQEKV, from the exons ATGGAGGACGGCGGCAAGGCGCCGGCCAGCCTGGGCACCCTGCGCGCGGTGCTCGCCATCCTCCAGTGGTGGGGCTTCAACGTCAccgtcatcatcatgaacaagtggATCTTCCAG AAACTGGATTTCAAGTTTCCTCTCACCGTGTCCTGTGTCCACTTCATCTGCTCTTCAATCGGAGCCTACATCGCAATCCATGTGCTTAAGGCGAAACCGCTGATTGAAGTTGAACCGGAGGACCGCTGGAAACGGATATTCCCAATGTCGTTTGTCTTCTGCATAAACATTGTGCTGGGAAATGTGAGCCTGCGCTACATTCCAGTCTCCTTCATGCAGACGATCAAATCTTTCACTCCTGCAACCACAG TTATTCTGCAGTGGCTAGTCTGGAATAAGCATTTTGAGTGGCGCATATGGGCATCGCTGGTCCCCATAGTCGGGGGAATACTCCTGACTTCGGTGACAGAGCTTAGCTTCAACATTTTTGGTTTTTGTGCTGCCATGGTTGGCTGCCTGGCTACATCTACAAAGACCATCTTGGCAGAGTCCCTGCTCCATGGATACAAATTTGACAG CATTAACACGGTGTACTACATGGCACCCTTTGCCACCATGATACTGGCTCTACCAGCAATGTTGCTTGAAGGAGGCGGTGTAATCAACTGGTTCTACACACATGATTCAATCGTTTCTGCGCTGATTATCATCCTAGGTTCAGGGGTGCTTGCGTTTTGCCTTAACTTCTCCATCTTCTACGTCATCCATTCAACAACAGCAGTGACTTTCAATGTTTCTGGCAACCTCAAA GTCGCGGTGGCAGTGTTAGTGTCATGGTTGATCTTCCGGAATCCAATCTCTGCGATGAATGCAATTGGATGTGGAATCACCCTGGTTGGTTGCACTTTCTATGGCTACGTGAGGCATCTGATCTCACAATGGCAGGCTGCAGCCCCAGGGAGTCCAGGAACAGCACATGCGAACCTTTCAAGAAATCAGATGGAGATGCTTCCCCTTGTGGACGACAAGCAAGAAAAGGTTTAG